The genomic region CATGCCCTCACTGCTGAAAAACATTTTATAGCATTCGGAGTTTGTCAGGAATTGGTAGGCGGTGAAGCCCCCGCATCCAATCAGTAGCTCTACCTCTATAAAACTATAAATCAACGCTGCACCTAAATGCATTTCGGGGAGTACGAGCTATTTCCGAGTTTGATTGGCCTTTCACCCCTACCCACAGGTCATCCCAAGACTTTTCAACGTCAACGGGTTCGGGCCTCCACTGTGTGTTACCACAGCTTCACCCTGCCCATGGGTAGATCACACGGTTTCGCGTCTACTACTACTAACTATGGCGCCCTGTTCAGACTCGCTTTCGCTACGGATCCGTACCTGAAGTACTTAACCTCGCTAGTAAAAGTAACTCGTAGGCTCATTATGCAAAAGGCACGCCGTCATACTGACGCAAGGTCAGCACTCCGACCGCTTGTAAGCGTATGGTTTCAGGTTCTATTTCACTCCCTTATTCAGGGTACTTTTCACCTTTCCCTCACGGTACTGGTTCACTATCGGTCTCTCAGGAGTATTTAGCCTTAGCGGATGGTCCCGCCGGATTCATACAGGGTTTCACGTGCCCCGCACTACTCAGGATACCACTATCGATCATATTTCTTGCCTATACAGGGCTATCACCTTCTATGGCCCCTCTTTCCAAAGGGTTCCAGTTCAAAATACATCAAATGTCGTGGTCCTACTACCCCAGTGTTGCCGTAACAACATTGGTTTGGGCTGTTCCGCGTTCGCTCGCCACTACTAGCGGAATCACTCTTGTTTTCTTCTCCTCTGCTTACTTAGATGTTTCAGTTCGGCAGGTTCACTCCTATAAATAGGTGACATATCTTCAATATGCCGGGTTGCCCCATTCGGATACCTGCGGATCAATGTGTGTGTGCCACTCCCCGCAGCTTTTCGCAGCTTATCACGTCCTTCATCGCCTCTGAGAGCCTAGGCATTCCCCATACGCCCTTACATAGCTTATTGTACTTTTTGCTCTTTTATTCTATTACTGTTCCCATAAACAATCGTGCAATTGTTTACAGAACTTAAGATTCTTTTCTCTATAGTCTACTTAAAATGTATTGCTCTTCGCAATACTTTCTCGTATCTCTTTATCTCAATATGTCAATGAACGTTCCGGCCGCTTTCTTGTAGCTTTTTTGATAACCACCACAAAAAATGCGTTTGTGTGCCGTCGTGGAGAATATCGGAGTCGAACCGATGACCTCCTGCGTGCAAGGCAGGCGCTCTAGCCAGCTGAGCTAATCCCCCAATTTGGAATTCAGAATTTTTGAATTCAGAATTACGAATTTAGAACTCTCTAGCTTCCAGAATTTCCTTTCAATATGTTTCCTTTATGAACGTGTGCCCGTTTGGCAACTCCCGTTGCCCCCTCGACCTTTTGTAGTCCCGGGCAGACTTCACGACGATAAATGTCGCGATGAACTTCTCGCCGCCCCTCGACCTTTTTGTAGTCTCGGGCAGACTCGAACTGCCGACCTCTACATTATCAGTGTAGCGCTCTAACCAGCTGAGCTACGAGACTGTTTCTTATGTTATATTTATTGACAGCGTTAAGCAAAACCATTCCTACCCTTGCCCTCTCGTTAAGAACTCCATGGTTTCTCTAGAAAGGAGGTGTTCCAGCCGCACCTTCCGGTACGGCTACCTTGTTACGACTTAGCCCCAGTTACCAGTTTTACCCTAGGCAGCTCCTTGCGGTCACCGACTTCAGGTACCCCCAGCTTCCATGGCTTGACGGGCGGTGTGTACAAGGCCCGGGAACGTATTCACCGGATCATGGCTGATATCCGATTACTAGCGATTCCAGCTTCACGGAGTCGAGTTGCAGACTCCGATCCGAACTGTGATCGGTTTTATAGATTCGCTCGTGGTCGCCCACTGGCTGCTCTCTGTACCGACCATTGTAGCACGTGTGTGGCCCAGGACGTAAGGGCCGTGATGATTTGACGTCATCCCCACCTTCCTCTCGGTTTGCACCGGCAGTCCCGCTAGAGTTCCCGACATGACTCGCTGGCAACTAACGGCAGGGGTTGCGCTCGTTATAGGACTTAACCTGACACCTCACGGCACGAGCTGACGACAACCATGCAGCACCTTGTAATCTGTCCGAAGAAAAAACTGTTTCCAGTCCTGTCAGACTACATTTAAGCCCTGGTAAGGTTCCTCGCGTATCATCGAATTAAACCACATGCTCCACCGCTTGTGCGGGCCCCCGTCAATTCCTTTGAGTTTCATTCTTGCGAACGTACTCCCCAGGTGGGATACTTATCACTTTCGCTTAGCCACTGAGCCCGAAGGCCCAACAGCTAGTATCCATCGTTTACGGCGTGGACTACCAGGGTATCTAATCCTGTTCGCTCCCCACGCTTTCGTCCATCAGCGTCAATCAAGTAGTAGTGATCTGCCTTCGCAATCGGTGTTCTGAGTAATATCTATGCATTTCACCGCTACACTACTCATTCCAACCACTTCCTACCAATTCAAGATGTACAGTATCAAAGGCAATTCTATCGTTGAGCGACAGACTTTCACCCCTGACTTATACACCCGCCTACGGACCCTTTAAACCCAATGATTCCGGATAACGCTTGCACCCTCCGTATTACCGCGGCTGCTGGCACGGAGTTAGCCGGTGCTTATTCATACAATACCGTCATCGGGGCACACGTGCCCCTTATTCTTCTTGTATAAAAGCAGTTTACAACCCATAGGGCCGTCTTCCTGCACGCGGCATGGCTGGATCAGGCTTCCGCCCATTGTCCAATATTCCTCACTGCTGCCTCCCGTAGGAGTCTGGTCCGTGTCTCAGTACCAGTGTGGGGGATCTCCCTCTCAGGACCCCTACCTATCGTTGCCATGGGGTGCCGTTACCACTCCATCTAGCTAATAGGACGCATGCCCATCTTTTACCGCCGAAACTTTAATTGCAAATGAATGCTCATTCGCAATACTATAAGGTATTAATCCGGATTTCTCCGGGCTATCCCTTTGTAAAAGGTAGGTTGCATACGCGTTACGCACCCGTGCGCCGGTCTCAATAGAGCAAGCCCTATCTACCCCTCGACTTGCATGTGTTAGGCCTGCCGCTAGCGTTCATCCTGAGCCAGGATCAAACTCTTCATCGTTGATCGTTAAATATTTTACCACTAACGCCCATAACTCAAAGTCAAGACTCAAAATAATTTTGCTTAATTTTACTAGGTGATTTTACTACTGTTCTCTCAATTTAAAACCGATCGAACAATATAAAATCGTGCTGTCAACAATATTTCAATGAACTCGTATTCGTCTTTTATTCCTTACCCTAAAAAACCTTCGTTCTTAAAGCGGGTGCAAAAGTAAAACTCTTTTTTGTCCCCCGCAAGCTTTTTTTGAATTTTTTTTGTCTTTATTTTCCTTGGCGGACTTTCAAGCCAAAACCCAAAATAAACCCTTTTTTCAGAACGTTGCCTGCCTTTTAAGGCATGCCCGGTGTTTTTCGTTAGGCGGGTGCAAAAGTAATTTACTTTTTTGTTCCCCGCAAGCTTTATCTCTGTTTTTTTTCAGGACTTTTAAATCATCCCTCCAATCTCGGTAAAACCCGCAAAAACACCCTGTTTTAAAGAACTTCGCCACGGTCGGTCGATATCATCTCCCTTCCAAAGCGGGTGCAAATATAGAAACTATTCCTGCTTATTTGCAAATAAAAAAATCATTTTTTTTACAAGCTTTACTTAATCGCTTAGAAATTTGATGTTTATATCCAAAAAAACTTTCAAAGTCGATTAAAAAGCAGCACTTAAAATAAATCCTGCAGTTATAACTTCTAAAAATAAACTAGAGATTCCCTTCTTGCAAACCCGAGTTAACCTAATATATTAACTCCTAAATTTTTTTAAAGAAAGGACGACTAAATTAAATAAAAAAAACGAATCTCACAACTACTTTCTTAAAAATGAAATACTTATCGTTTCTTAAAAGAAATTCGATCGTTGTAATCACGCCATTTGTTGGTTAGATCTGCATATTCAAAATCTAAAGCAGACTCTTGCCTTTCCAACTTGCCATCAGAAAAAGCACGTTGAAGTATGTCTTCAATTAAATAATCTTCTTGCACCTCTTGTGGTTGGTATTCGATTTTAAGGTCGATATCGAACATACTTGCTGTGGTATTGTACCAAAAAGCCCGCCAGCCGCTACGCAGTTCCTTTACTAAATCGAAAGCGGTTTCCCCTGTTTGCCTATGGATCAATTTTACCAATATCTGGCCTTCTGTACGAGTGAGCTTTTTTAATTCCGCAGAGAACTCCTCTTCAATATAACGCTGAATGATACGGGTATACTGCCTACGTTTGGATTTGGATTCTATACTTTCCAAACGTTCATTTAATTCTGTCAATCTTTCCGAAGCCAATTTAGCATAAGGATATACCTTTATGGTTTTACGCTTCAGTATGTAATAGCGTACTTTATCTTTATAAGAAGCAAAACGCAAGGGCTGAAATACAACAACCGGTTCTAGTTCTATCATACTTCTAGGGATAGAATCCCCTTCAAAAAAATAATAAGGACGTTCTATAGAATCGGTTTCCATTTCTACAAGGGAGTCTCTATCCTTTTCTTGAGAGAAGACAAAGGATAACGGCAAAGAGAATACTATATATATAATGTATTTAAACAAAGTTCTTCTTTTATCGCGTCCAAAAATAGCAAATTAGTTCTGGCACTCTTATTAAATCTATGTGAATATTAGTATTTTCGTGAACTTAAAATTTAATGATTCATGGCGAAAAAGAAAATCATCAACGAAAAATCTATTCAGTTTTTAGAAAAATACTTAAATAATGCCTCTCCAACAGGTTACGAATCTGAAGGGCAAAAATTATGGATGGAATACCTTAAACCTTATGTGGATTCCTTTATTACTGACACCTACGGAACTGCTGTGGGCGTTATTAACCCTGAGGCCGAGTATAAGGTTGTTATTGAAGGACATTCTGATGAGATCTCATGGTATGTAAATTATATTACAGATAATGGACTCATTTACGTAATTAGAAATGGGGGAAGTGATCACCAAATTGCTCCTTCTAAGGTGGTGAACATCCATACCAAAAAAGGAATTGTAAAAGGGGTTTTTGGCTGGCCAGCAATACATACGAGGGATAATAAAGACGAAAATGCCCCTAAATTGGATAATATTTTTATCGATATTGGTGCGAAGGATAAAGAAGAGGTTGAAAAAATGGGTGTACATGTTGGGTGCGTTATTACGTATCCCGATGAATTTTTTATCCTGAACAACGATAAGTTTGTATGCCGGGCAATAGACAACCGTGCAGGTGGTTTTATGATTGCTGAAGTGGCTCGTTTGCTACATGAAAATAAGGAAAAGTTACCTTTTGGGCTTTACATCACCAATTCTGTACAGGAAGAAATTGGTTTACGTGGCGCAGAAATGATTACGCAAACCATTAAACCAAACGTTGCAATTGTTACCGATGTTTGCCACGACACCACTACCCCAATGATTGAAAAGAAAAAACAGGGTCATACAGAAATTGGAAAAGGACCAGTCATATCTTATGCTCCTGCCGTTCAAAACAAATTGCGTGAGCTAATTATTGAAACTGCAGAGGAAAAAGAAATTCCTTTTCAACGCATGGCAGCTTCAAGGATGACAGGAACCGACACCGATGCTTTTGCCTACAGTAACGGCGGGGTAGCTTCTGCACTTATCTCTTTACCGCTACGCTACATGCACACAACGGTAGAAACTGTTCATAGAGAGGACGTGGAGCATGTTATTCAATTAATTTATGAGACATTGTTAAAGATAAAACCGAATGAAACTTTTAGCTATTTTGATTAATCGCTAAATTTATAAGGAATCTTTAAAACTATTTCGATTGGATGAATATGTAGATATATTGGATAAGGAAGGAAATGCAACGGGAGAAGTCCTTTTGAAGTCGGAAGCACATCGAAAAGGACTTTTTCATCCCACCGCACATGTTTGGATCTATACCCAAGATGGTAAAGTGCTTATTCAAAAACGTGTTGCTACCAAGAAAACCTTCCCAAACAAATGGGATGTTTCCGTAGCTGGACATATAAGTGCGGGAGAAACACCCCTGATTTCTGCAATTCGCGAAATTAAGGAAGAAATAGGTCTGGACGTCACCCAGAAAGACCTGGAGAAGATCGGGATTCATAGATCTACCATAGTACACAGCCAAGAGGTTATCGATTGCGAATTTCACCATATTTATTTAGTGGAATTAAAGCAATCCGTAGATTCACTCATTCTTCAAAAAGACGAAGTTGCAGCGGTAAAACTAATCGATATTGATGTTTATCTAGGTGAACTTGGCAACTATGCCCTTATGAAAGATTACGTCCCCTTGGAACCAGATTATTTGGATTTGGTATTTTCTGCCATCCGACGAAAACTAAAATAAACGTTTTAGCCTCTGAAATCCCAGAGGCTTTTTTTATTTAAATTTGTTAGGAACAACTTCAACCAATAATAACTAATAATATTGTTGCATACCGAAATATATGAAAAACACCATTGCAGAGCGCGTTGCCGATTTTTTAAAGAGATTTCCACCCTTCGAACTTTTAAAGACCAATGAATTACTGGAAATCGCACAGGAGGTTCAGGTGATCTACAAGCAAAAAGGAGCTGTTATTTTTCAACAAGGGGATTCTGGTCACCACCAATTTTATATTGTTCATAAGGGTGCTGTTTCCATTCAACGAAATGAAAATGATGTTACAGAAACCCTCGACAAATGTGATGAGGGGGATATTTTTGGTTTGCGTCCCATTTTTGCGAAGGAAAATTATCTAATCAGTGCAATAGCGGATGAAGAATGTATTTTATATGCCATTTCCATTGAAACTTTCCAACCTATAATTCAAAATAATTACCGTGTGGGCCAGTTTTTAATTGAAAGTTTTGCCTCCAATACAAGAAATCCGTATTCAAGGGAACACCGAGGAAGATTGTATACCGAAGGCGAACCAAAACAAGAAATGGCTCCAGAGCTATTTGAATTGCAACCCGTAAATTATGTAAAAAACATTATTAGCTGTACCAAAGAAACTCCCGTATCTCAAGTGGCCAAGCAAATGTCTGATAAAAATGTAGGATCCATATTAGTCTTGGAAAACGACTTGCCGATTGGGGTGGTTACCGATAAGGATATAAGAAACACTATTGCTGTAGGGCTCTTCCCTATTGATGTGGCTGTAGAAAAAATTATGTCCTCTCCCGTTATTTGCTATTCCAAAGGACTTACCATTGCCCAAGCACAAGTTGCCATGATGAAGCACAAAATAAGTCATATCTGCATTACCAAGGATGGCACCCCAAACAGTAAAGTTTTGGGAATAGTTTCTGAACATGATATTATTGTAAGTCAAGGGAATAATCCTGCGGCTTTAATGAAAGCCATAAAACGCGCCAAAAAAACAAAAACGCTTAAAGCGATTCGTGGGCGTATCATGCATTTATTAAATGGGTATTTACAACAGAATATCCCCATGACGCATGTTTCTAAAATAATGTTTGAATTGAATGACGCCACCATAAAAAGAGTTATCGAGCGGAGCCTAAAGAAAATGAACACACCACCGCCGGTTAACTTTGCATGGATGTCTTTGGGAAGCCAAGGCAGAAAAGAGCAGCTTTTGCATACCGACCAAGATAATGCCATTGTTTTTGAAGACGTTGTGGAGGAACAGTTGGAAGGTACCAGAAAATACTTTTTAAAACTGGCGAAATTGGTAAATAAAACCCTCAACACCATTGGTTATGAATATTGTCCAGCAGACATGATGGCCAAAAACCCTGATTACACTTTATCGCTCACCGAATGGAAACAAAAATTTACCCATTGGATTACAGAACCTGGCAATGATGAGATTTTATTATGCTCCATTTTTTTTGATTATGATATTTCCTATGGCGACAGCAAACTTACCAATCAACTTTCAGATACCATTTTTAGCTTAAGCGAAAACAATTCCCTTTTTATAAACACTTTAGCTTCCGTAGCCTTAAGGAGTCCGTCGCCGCTCGGATTTTTCAGGCAGTTTTTGGTAGAAGCCAATGGCGAGCATAAAGATTTCTTTAACTTGAAAAAGCGTGCTTTAATGCCCCTTACCGATGCGGCCAGAGTACTTATCCTTCAGCATAAAATAAAAAACATAAATAATACAGCCGAGCGTTTCGAGAAATTAGCGGCCCTCGAACCCGAAAATAAAGAACTGTATTTATCCTGTTCTTATTCTGCCAAAGCACTTCTTAAATTTAGAACTAAACAAGGGCTGTTGCATAATGACACGGGACGTTTTATCGAGCTGGAAACCTTATCGAAGGAAGAAAAAATTAAATTGAAACGTTGCTTTAAATCTGTTAATGAGGTTCAAGAACTTATTAAACTTCGTTTTAAAATAACACCTTTTCTATAATGGGATTATTCGATTTATTTAAAAAAGAGCCTCCCAAATACCCCGAGTTTTGGAAAAAATATGAATCTACTTTCGAGAAGAAACTTCCAGAAACCATTGGCGAAACCCGGTTTGTTATATTGGACACAGAAACAACTGGCTTTAATTTTATGAGCGATCGAATGCTTTGCATAGGTGCCGTTTCTTTAAAGAACAATATCATTAACGTTTCAGAGGTATTTGAAGTTTACATAAACCAAAAACAATTTAATCCAGAGACTGTTAAAATCCACGGTATTATTAACAACGAACCGGCAGCCATGCTTTCAGAAAAAGAAGCCATCATCAAGTTTTTGGAATATATAGAAAATTCGATTTTAGTGGCACATCATGCCCATTTCGATATTGAAATGTTAAACCGTGCCCTGGAACGTTTGGGATTACCAGTCTTAAAAAACAAAGTCTTGGATACCATGATTTTGTATAAGGCCACACGCATTCATTCCAACTTAATAAATAGAAACAAGTCTTATAGCTTAGATGAAGTTGCTGAAAATCTCAATATTTCCCTAAAAGATAGACATACGGCCGCAGGTGATGCAATGATTACCACAATCGGGTTTTTGAAAATTATAAATAAGCTTTTTCCAAAAGAAAACGGTAAATTAAAGGATCTTTTAAAAATTAGGTAATCTAGTGAAAATTTCAACCAAAGAACTGAACAAAATTCTAACCGATCCCGAGGAAGCCGCAAAATTTGGAAACTTAGTTTACATCTACGAAAACGATTTGGAGATTTTAAGGAAGAAAAAAGGGGAGGAATTTATATATCTTCGAGAGAACAAGCCTTTAACCGATGAAAAAATAATCAATCGTATTGAGAGTCTCGTGATCCCTCCAGCTTGGCAAAATGTAAAAATTGCCGCTATTGAAAATGCCCATTTGCAAGTAATTGGAGAAGATTTAAAAAAGCGGAAACAATATAGATATCACGAGCTATGGACTAAAATAAGAAACTGTACTAAGTTTTATAAGATGAGTGCTTTTGGCAAAATGCTGCCAAGTTTAAGGGAAAAAGTTGATAATGACCTTTCCTTAAAAGGTATGCCACAAGAGAAAGTATTGGCTTTAATTGTAAGGCTGATGGATGAAACCCACATACGAATAGGCAACGAATACTACGCCAAGAAAAACAATTCCTATGGTCTTTCCACCATGCGCACTAGACACTTGAAAACGGTGGACACTAAAATGAAGTTTCATTTTGTAGGGAAAAGAGGTAAAGAACACAGGGTTACGATAAAAAATAAAAGACTAAAACGCCTTGTACTGCAAAGCAAGGAAATACCAGGATGGGAGCTTTTTCAATATTATGATGAAAGTGGAAACCATCATTCCGTAGACTCTGGCATGGTAAACGAATACATCCATGACCTCAGCGGCGATGATTTTTCTGCCAAAGACTTTAGAACATGGGCAGCCACGACTATTTTTTTTAGTTCCCTTTACCAATCTGGAATAGAGACCAAAGAATCCAAAAACAAAAAGAATATTCTAAAGGCCTACGATTCGGCGGCAGAAGGCCTTGGAAACACCCGCAATGTTTGCAGAAAGTATTATGTGCATCCCGAGGTTGTAAAACAATATGAAACAGGGGAAATAGATTCTTATTTTAAAGGACTTAACCGTAGAAAAGAACAGCACTACTTTTCCAAAGAAGAGAGTGCTGTTTTAGATATTATTAATGGTTACCAAATAGTTATTGACGAACTTTAAGAAGTTCTATTCTACTTCTTCAAAAAAGGTACTGTCTACCTCTTTTGTACTTAAAGAAACTTCTTCAAAAGTAACTGGATTCACGGTTTTAGGAGGCACTATATTCCCTATGGAATCTTTTTCGTACCACACTAGAGATCGCGGTAATTTCAATCCATCGATATCCTGCCATTCATCATATTTTATAATTGAGGTTTCGTCTTTTGCCTTATTATCAAAAAATGTTACGGTATATCCCAACCATTCCATTTGATGATTTTTAGGGTTGTAATACAAATAATAGTTATCCTTTGAGGAAGCTCCTACCCCGTCCTTAAAAGATATTTTAATTCCTGGATAGCTTTTTCCTTCTACTATTAATGAATCTGTAGCGTCGTAGACAATCCCATCATCCGCTAAGACAAAAGGCATTGCATAGAAATAGAAAAACAAATTGTGGTAAAAATCAGGATTCCCTTTAAAAGCGGCCGAATCTTTTTCTTTTAACCAGGTGTTCTTTCCATTATAACCCAAGGTATATTTTGGGGACACAACCAAGGATTTTCTATTGCTCAAATCGATAG from Galbibacter sp. BG1 harbors:
- a CDS encoding DUF4294 domain-containing protein, giving the protein MFKYIIYIVFSLPLSFVFSQEKDRDSLVEMETDSIERPYYFFEGDSIPRSMIELEPVVVFQPLRFASYKDKVRYYILKRKTIKVYPYAKLASERLTELNERLESIESKSKRRQYTRIIQRYIEEEFSAELKKLTRTEGQILVKLIHRQTGETAFDLVKELRSGWRAFWYNTTASMFDIDLKIEYQPQEVQEDYLIEDILQRAFSDGKLERQESALDFEYADLTNKWRDYNDRISFKKR
- a CDS encoding M42 family metallopeptidase, coding for MAKKKIINEKSIQFLEKYLNNASPTGYESEGQKLWMEYLKPYVDSFITDTYGTAVGVINPEAEYKVVIEGHSDEISWYVNYITDNGLIYVIRNGGSDHQIAPSKVVNIHTKKGIVKGVFGWPAIHTRDNKDENAPKLDNIFIDIGAKDKEEVEKMGVHVGCVITYPDEFFILNNDKFVCRAIDNRAGGFMIAEVARLLHENKEKLPFGLYITNSVQEEIGLRGAEMITQTIKPNVAIVTDVCHDTTTPMIEKKKQGHTEIGKGPVISYAPAVQNKLRELIIETAEEKEIPFQRMAASRMTGTDTDAFAYSNGGVASALISLPLRYMHTTVETVHREDVEHVIQLIYETLLKIKPNETFSYFD
- a CDS encoding NUDIX hydrolase, whose amino-acid sequence is MDEYVDILDKEGNATGEVLLKSEAHRKGLFHPTAHVWIYTQDGKVLIQKRVATKKTFPNKWDVSVAGHISAGETPLISAIREIKEEIGLDVTQKDLEKIGIHRSTIVHSQEVIDCEFHHIYLVELKQSVDSLILQKDEVAAVKLIDIDVYLGELGNYALMKDYVPLEPDYLDLVFSAIRRKLK
- a CDS encoding DUF294 nucleotidyltransferase-like domain-containing protein; translated protein: MKNTIAERVADFLKRFPPFELLKTNELLEIAQEVQVIYKQKGAVIFQQGDSGHHQFYIVHKGAVSIQRNENDVTETLDKCDEGDIFGLRPIFAKENYLISAIADEECILYAISIETFQPIIQNNYRVGQFLIESFASNTRNPYSREHRGRLYTEGEPKQEMAPELFELQPVNYVKNIISCTKETPVSQVAKQMSDKNVGSILVLENDLPIGVVTDKDIRNTIAVGLFPIDVAVEKIMSSPVICYSKGLTIAQAQVAMMKHKISHICITKDGTPNSKVLGIVSEHDIIVSQGNNPAALMKAIKRAKKTKTLKAIRGRIMHLLNGYLQQNIPMTHVSKIMFELNDATIKRVIERSLKKMNTPPPVNFAWMSLGSQGRKEQLLHTDQDNAIVFEDVVEEQLEGTRKYFLKLAKLVNKTLNTIGYEYCPADMMAKNPDYTLSLTEWKQKFTHWITEPGNDEILLCSIFFDYDISYGDSKLTNQLSDTIFSLSENNSLFINTLASVALRSPSPLGFFRQFLVEANGEHKDFFNLKKRALMPLTDAARVLILQHKIKNINNTAERFEKLAALEPENKELYLSCSYSAKALLKFRTKQGLLHNDTGRFIELETLSKEEKIKLKRCFKSVNEVQELIKLRFKITPFL
- a CDS encoding PolC-type DNA polymerase III, with product MGLFDLFKKEPPKYPEFWKKYESTFEKKLPETIGETRFVILDTETTGFNFMSDRMLCIGAVSLKNNIINVSEVFEVYINQKQFNPETVKIHGIINNEPAAMLSEKEAIIKFLEYIENSILVAHHAHFDIEMLNRALERLGLPVLKNKVLDTMILYKATRIHSNLINRNKSYSLDEVAENLNISLKDRHTAAGDAMITTIGFLKIINKLFPKENGKLKDLLKIR
- a CDS encoding DNA topoisomerase IB — its product is MKISTKELNKILTDPEEAAKFGNLVYIYENDLEILRKKKGEEFIYLRENKPLTDEKIINRIESLVIPPAWQNVKIAAIENAHLQVIGEDLKKRKQYRYHELWTKIRNCTKFYKMSAFGKMLPSLREKVDNDLSLKGMPQEKVLALIVRLMDETHIRIGNEYYAKKNNSYGLSTMRTRHLKTVDTKMKFHFVGKRGKEHRVTIKNKRLKRLVLQSKEIPGWELFQYYDESGNHHSVDSGMVNEYIHDLSGDDFSAKDFRTWAATTIFFSSLYQSGIETKESKNKKNILKAYDSAAEGLGNTRNVCRKYYVHPEVVKQYETGEIDSYFKGLNRRKEQHYFSKEESAVLDIINGYQIVIDEL
- a CDS encoding DUF6503 family protein, giving the protein MKNLIAIAFLAILIVACASEEKKEKEVSVNLDQYPPKLVKVLEAHGGLETWNKQKLLKFSKGEEIHTIDLSNRKSLVVSPKYTLGYNGKNTWLKEKDSAAFKGNPDFYHNLFFYFYAMPFVLADDGIVYDATDSLIVEGKSYPGIKISFKDGVGASSKDNYYLYYNPKNHQMEWLGYTVTFFDNKAKDETSIIKYDEWQDIDGLKLPRSLVWYEKDSIGNIVPPKTVNPVTFEEVSLSTKEVDSTFFEEVE